A segment of the Balneola vulgaris DSM 17893 genome:
TTTTTCGTCGGGGGTTAACTCTTGGTAATCCAATACATCTTGTTGGATGTTAAGCTCTTCAGGAAACCAAATGGCTTTCTTTTGTTTCTCGTAGAGTTCTTTGAAAATGGGATAGGCGGCCGTTTCGCTCAGTTCGATATTATCCCGTACCGAAGTGCGTGCAATTAACTTTTTCATACATGCGTAATTCTAAAAATGATGAGGCAGGGCGAAGAATAGAAGTACAAGCATACAGAGACAGTGAGGCCTATAGCTGGCGGACTATTCAACGGTGGTTCATTTCCCGAAACCTCGTTTACTTCCACAAAGGCAGGTCTCCTGGCTTACCGGGTATCGTTTTCGCCTTCCCATCTTTTTTGGAGCTAAGACAGTGGCATCGTGAAAACAACAAAACGGCTTACAGTTGCGGGTACAGCTTCGGTTTTCCTTATGGTCACCGAATTCCCTTTTCATCATCATCGAATAATCGAATCTGACACCTTTGTTGGTTTACAAGATGGGCTTTAAGTGGAGTATTGTCAATGCTTAGTTTCCCACAATCGTTGGGAAGTTATGCACAAAAAGGTAGAGCGTTGAATTAGACTGAGAGTGAAAAGATCAGTTCACTTTTTGGTATTCATCTACAAAAGTATCGAGTAAATCCACGGCCGATTCGGGGATGATATGAAGCATGTCATAGGATACAATGCCCACAAAGCCCGTGTGCCAAGTAGCTGCTACTTGAGTTAAATCATTTTTTAAGATCAGCTTGGTAGGTTGGTAGAATCGAACGTCAACCGCAAAAGGATAAGTGCCATTTCCAGCGTCCATGATATTCACGTGTAGATATAAATAAGGCGCTTCATAAGAATCTAACACCTGTTGATTGCTTAGAATTTGAGCACTGGTAGGCCGAATTTTTTGAATGATTTCTTGGCGTAAACTAGCTGGGGCGATACTGCTGTCCTGCAAAGAAGCGGGTTTCTCGATGTTCACAACTATGCCAAAAGCCGGAATACCTGCTAATGAGCCGTTTTCAATTTGAATTTCACTCTGGGCAAAGGTGCTGATTGAGCAGATAGCAATGCAGAAGAGAGTTAATATCCATGATTTTTTCATAGCACATCCTGTTGGTAAATATTGAAGAACTAACGCTTGGAAACAGAATTTATTCAGTAACCTCTACCCCTTTCCAAAAGGCAAAATGATCTTTGATTTGCTTAGCCGCATCCTTAGGATTTGGGTAATACCAAGCTGCATTGGTGTTTTCATCGCCCTCAACAACAATGCTTTTATAGCTGGCTTCTCCTTTCCATGGGCAGGTAGTTTGATGCGAGCTATCCTTCAATAAATCTTTATTAACTGAGTCGGCAGGGAAGTAATGATTGTTTTCAACTACTACGGTATTGTCGCTTTCAGCTATAACGGTGCCCTTCCAAATTGCTTTCATATCGACCTCTTAATTTAGGGATGAGATAAAGTTCTTTGCTAGAAGTAACCATCCTGCTATCAAACAAATTCCCCCAATGGGTGTGATGGCTCCAAGCCATGAGGTATTGGTTAAACAGAGCAGATATAAACTCCCTGAGAATATGATGATACCCGCCAGAAAGGAGTAGCCTACCCAATCAAGGTTGAGCTCAAACTGTTTGGCAAGCACCTCCACCAGTAGTAGTGCTAGGGTATGCCACATATGATAGGTAACGGCGGTCTCCCAAGTGGCCATGCGCTCGGGAGTTAGGGTGTTTTCTAAAGCATGAGCACCAAATGCCCCAAGGCCTACGCCTAAAGCTCCTAAAATAGAAGCGGTGATTATGAGAGTTTGTGGGCTCATGTGGTTTGAAATCCTATTTTTTTATGAGATCCATCACAGAAGGGTTTATTGGCCGAAGCACCACAACGGCAAAAGCTCATTCGCTTTTGAGTTTCAGTACACTGATCCCCTCCAACTAATTCGTAATTCCCTTCCACAACAAAAGGAGCATTATCAATGAGCTTAATGAGTAGCTCGCCACCCTGTTCTTCCTGAGGCTCTAGCTCGAGGCGTTCAGGGTTGTATGAACAGCCCGACTCAAATCCAGCTTCGATATGCGAGTTATCACATAAGGGTTTGTTAGAAGAAGCTCCACAACGGCAGAAGGCCAAACGGGTTTCTCTCATCACTTCATTGCCTTCGCTATCTACCACCTTCAGGTTGCCATAAGCATATAATGGGCCGTCTTCGGCAATCACTAGCTTATTTTTTGAAGGAGGTTGCTCGGGATTTTCTTTGTTTTTGAAGTGGTATTGAAGCGCACCAGTTGGGCAGCGTTCAATGGTTTCTACAATTTTTTCTGAATCAGATTCTTGATCGGGATCAATCCATGGTTTGCGATTGACATCGAATACTTCGGGAAGTCCATGCACACATTCTTTGGCGTGTATGCATCGTTTTAAATCCCAAGTTACTTCAAGTTCTTGGTTCTCGTATGAATAGATTTTTTTTTTCATGTCCTATAATTTTACTGCAAAGCTTACTAATGGTACTAATGCATCAGTTTCAGAAGGGAGTGAGAAAAAGCCTAAATCTGTAGCAATTCGCCGTCCTATAAACCGAGCTCCAAATGAAAGTAATGGTTCTGAAGCATCAATATCAGGAAGAACCATATTTTCTGATAATAAAGCAAAGCGTTCGCTGATTCTCCATTGCGCTCCTAGAATCACTAGTGCATCAGAGGTGTTGTTTCCATCAAAGCCCACGCCTAAACCTGCAGTTAAATCCAGATTGTTGAAGGTAAATGTGGAGGACCCAAATAAAGTAGTAATGCCTTGGTTGGAATCGAGGATGTTATAGTAGTTGATATTGGCCGACAAGGAGATGTTTTTGCTTGCTTTGCCACCCACTTTGGCTCCAATTAAGTACAGTTGGTTTTCCACGCCCAAGCCGGGAATCATACTAAAGCCTGCATTTACACTAAAGTTCTTGGTAAGACCATAAGAAAAATTGGATATGAAAATGTAGGTGTTTTGGTAGTAGCCCGTTTTCGGTTCCAGCATTTTCCCACTTTGGGTAATAAATAATTTGTTGTTCGCGGGGTTTTTGTACCAACGTGAGCTTTTGTCGGAAGGATCAACCAAACGGATACTTTCAATGCGGTCGTAGCGAAGGTTGAAAACCCCATCATTGTTTTGGATACCCGCCATTTCATCATCGATAGAAACCACCAAACCCGTATAGGTGTTTCCGTTTAGCAAGGTAATAAAGACTTCTTGTTGGTTTTCGTAAGCAGAGATAAGAGTAGACTTATGTTTGCTTACTTGTGCTACAGATGAAGTGGAGAAACCAAGCAATATCAGTAGACAGAACGAGGGAAGGATAAGTAGCTTATTCATAATAAGTTGATTAGATACTATACAATAGTAACAAAGTGCGGGTGAAAATTAAAATTAAAGCTGACTACGTGTCAACTTCTGGAATGTTAAGAATAATTCGGTGTTATGAATGTTATCTTATCCTTACTTTATAGCATTCGTTAAATGAGGAGAGTTCATCTCCCAAAAACAAAAATTTGATATGAGCAATACAAAGATCTTAATTGGTGGCCTTGTAATTACACTTGGTTTAGCGGCATTTTTATTTTGGCCTGGAAACGAACGCAACGCTACCCCATCGATTGATGAAAATAAAATTGAAGTAGTGATGTACAAGAATCCTGGCTGTGAGTGTTGTACGAAATGGGCAACGCGCATGAACATGGATCAGTACCAAGTAATTGAGAAGCCGATTCCAACCATGATGGCAAAGAAACAAGAAGTAGGCGTGCCTGCAAGATTTGAGTCGTGCCATACTGCAATGGTTGAAGGTTACTTTATTGAAGGACACGTGCCTATCGAAGATGTGAACCGCCTATTGAAAGAAAAGCCAGACGCACTAGGACTAACCGTACCGGGTATGCCTATTGGTTCTCCAGGAATGGAAGTGCCAGGCCGTGAAGCCGATACCTATGATGTATACCTAGTTAAAAAAGACGGTAGCACTGAAGTTTATTCTTCTTAC
Coding sequences within it:
- a CDS encoding CDGSH iron-sulfur domain-containing protein is translated as MKKKIYSYENQELEVTWDLKRCIHAKECVHGLPEVFDVNRKPWIDPDQESDSEKIVETIERCPTGALQYHFKNKENPEQPPSKNKLVIAEDGPLYAYGNLKVVDSEGNEVMRETRLAFCRCGASSNKPLCDNSHIEAGFESGCSYNPERLELEPQEEQGGELLIKLIDNAPFVVEGNYELVGGDQCTETQKRMSFCRCGASANKPFCDGSHKKIGFQTT
- a CDS encoding DUF427 domain-containing protein, translated to MKAIWKGTVIAESDNTVVVENNHYFPADSVNKDLLKDSSHQTTCPWKGEASYKSIVVEGDENTNAAWYYPNPKDAAKQIKDHFAFWKGVEVTE
- a CDS encoding DUF411 domain-containing protein is translated as MSNTKILIGGLVITLGLAAFLFWPGNERNATPSIDENKIEVVMYKNPGCECCTKWATRMNMDQYQVIEKPIPTMMAKKQEVGVPARFESCHTAMVEGYFIEGHVPIEDVNRLLKEKPDALGLTVPGMPIGSPGMEVPGREADTYDVYLVKKDGSTEVYSSY
- a CDS encoding DUF423 domain-containing protein codes for the protein MSPQTLIITASILGALGVGLGAFGAHALENTLTPERMATWETAVTYHMWHTLALLLVEVLAKQFELNLDWVGYSFLAGIIIFSGSLYLLCLTNTSWLGAITPIGGICLIAGWLLLAKNFISSLN